A single region of the Vicia villosa cultivar HV-30 ecotype Madison, WI linkage group LG4, Vvil1.0, whole genome shotgun sequence genome encodes:
- the LOC131596597 gene encoding S-adenosyl-L-methionine-dependent tRNA 4-demethylwyosine synthase produces MSFSSVHAHLTLLALLSATTFYCFYKSRRLRNLKLTTLTLNPNPNPNPKILFLSETGTSKTLANRLHRFLTLNDVVVDLIDGRNYEPEDLPKETLILIVASTWEDGKPSSAYRFFADWLAESSEDFRVGSLLLSKCRFAVFGVGSGAYGENFNAVGKDIGKRMKALGAAELIPLWEGDVDGGDVDGVFDQWCGKVVGLLKGEGDGVVVGDLENGDDAECGVLSSDEEESDEEEEAESEIVDLEDIAGKAPSRKSVTTVKESNGKLNGKKEMVTPVIRANLVKQGYKIIGSHSGVKICRWTKSQLRGRGGCYKHSFYGIESHRCMEATPSLACANKCVFCWRHHTNPVAKSWQWEMDDPLEIVNSAIEQHTNMIKQMKGVPGVTLERLNEGFTPRHCALSLVGEPIMYPEINTLVDELHKRRISTFLVTNAQFPEKIKALRPITQLYVSVDAGTKDSLKAIDRPLFGDFWERFIDSLTSLKEKHQRTVYRLTLVKGWNAEEVDAYYNLFSLGEPDFIEIKGVTYCGSTATSKLTMENVPWHADVRAFSEALALKSQGEYEVACEHVHSCCVLLAKTKKFKIDGQWYTWIDYEKFHDLVASGSTFDSKDYMAATPSWAVYGAEEGGFDPAQLRYRKERHHKSTRKESG; encoded by the exons ATGTCTTTCTCTTCAGTCCATGCTCATCTCACACTCCTCGCTCTCTTATCCGCCACAACCTTCTATTGCTTCTATAAATCTCGCCGCTTAAGAAACCTCAAATTAACAAcactaaccctaaaccctaatcctaaCCCTAACCCTAAGATTCTCTTCCTTTCCGAAACTGGAACTTCCAAAACCCTCGCTAACCGTCTCCATCGTTTCCTCACTCTAAACGACGTCGTTGTTGACCTTATCGATGGCAGAAACTACGAGCCTGAAGATCTTCCCAAAGAAACGCTCATTCTCATCGTTGCTTCCACCTGGGAAGACGGAAAACCGTCGTCTGCTTACAGATTCTTCGCCGATTGGCTCGCGGAGAGTTCTGAAGACTTTCGAGTTGGTTCTTTGCTGCTTTCGAAGTGTAGGTTTGCGGTTTTTGGTGTTGGTAGTGGAGCTTATGGAGAAAACTTCAACGCGGTTGGTAAGGATATCGGTAAACGGATGAAAGCGCTGGGGGCTGCTGAGTTGATTCCGTTGTGGGAAGGGGATGTTGATGGTGGTGATGTGGATGGGGTTTTTGATCAGTGGTGTGGGAAGGTGGTTGGATTGTTGAAAGGGGAGGGTGATGGTGTTGTTGTTGGTGATTTGGAGAACGGGGATGACGCCGAGTGTGGTGTTTTGAGTTCTGATGAAGAGGAGtctgatgaggaggaggaggcggAGTCGGAGATTGTTGATCTTGAAGACATTGCTGGTAAAGCTCCTTCGAGGAAGTCGGTGACGACAGTGAAGGAGAGTAATGGGAAGTTGAATGGCAAGAAGGAAATGGTGACTCCTGTGATTAGAGCAAATTTGGTGAAGCAG GGGTATAAGATTATTGGTTCACATAGTGGTGTCAAGATTTGTAGATGGACCAAGTCACAACTTCGAGGTAGAGGTGGTTGCTACAAGCATTCATTTTATGGAATTGAGAGTCACAG GTGCATGGAGGCAACCCCTAGCTTGGCATGTGCAAATAAATGTGTTTTCTGCTGGAGGCATCACACAAATCCAGTAGCTAAAAGTTGGCAGTGGGAGATGGATGATCCATTAGAGATCGTAAATTCCGCAATAGAGCAGCATACAAATATGATTAAACAAATGAAAGGAGTTCCTG GAGTCACCTTGGAGCGATTAAATGAAGGCTTCACGCCAAGGCATTGTGCATTATCTCTTGTTGGGGAACCTATTATGTATCCAGAGATAAATACACTTGTGGATGAGTTGCACAAAAGGAGAATTTCCACTTTTCTAGTTACAAATGCACAATTTCCAGAGAAAATTAAAGCGCTGAGGCCTATCACCCAG TTATATGTCAGTGTTGATGCTGGAACTAAGGACTCTCTTAAGGCAATCGACAGACCACTCTTTGGAGATTTTTGGGAAAGATTTATC GATTCCTTGACTTCTCTGAAGGAAAAACATCAGCGTACTGTGTACCGCCTGACCCTTGTGAAAGGATGGAATGCTGAAGAAGTTGATGCTTACTATAATCTCTTTAGTTTAGGAGAACCCGACTTCATTGAAATCAAGGGTGTTACATATTGTGGCTC GACTGCTACATCAAAATTGACAATGGAGAATGTCCCTTGGCACGCCGACGTGAGAGCTTTCTCAGAGGCACTGGCTCTGAAAAGCCAAGGGGAGTATGAAGTTGCATGCGAGCATGTTCACTCGTGTTGCGTCCTCTTAGCAAAAACTAAGAAGTTCAAAATTGATGGCCAGTGGTATACATGGATAGACTATGAGAAATTTCACGATCTG GTGGCTTCTGGAAGTACTTTTGATAGCAAAGATTATATGGCTGCCACACCATCCTGGGCCGTCTATGGAGCTGAGGAAGGTGGATTTGATCCAGCACAATTAAGATATAGGAAAGAGAGACATCACAAGTCAACCCGCAAAGAATCAGGTTAG